The following proteins are co-located in the Methylomonas sp. 11b genome:
- a CDS encoding disulfide bond formation protein B encodes MNLVKINPRIGFFLGFAACASLLGVGAYLQFVEELEPCPLCISQRLAILATGVIFLMAGLHNRGRKVYAVCSAVAALIGASVSARHVWLQHLPPEEVPECSPGLEYVFQHFPLADTIKLMLTGTGECAKIDWTLLGLSIPAWTLFAFLLLAGWAGLQFFNDADAV; translated from the coding sequence ATGAATTTAGTAAAAATTAATCCGCGTATTGGTTTTTTTCTGGGCTTTGCCGCCTGCGCTTCGCTGTTGGGGGTTGGCGCGTATTTACAGTTTGTCGAAGAGTTGGAGCCTTGCCCGCTCTGCATTTCGCAACGTTTGGCTATTTTGGCAACAGGCGTCATTTTTTTGATGGCCGGTTTGCACAATCGTGGCCGAAAAGTCTATGCGGTGTGCAGCGCGGTTGCGGCCTTGATCGGCGCCAGCGTCTCGGCCCGCCATGTCTGGTTGCAACATCTGCCGCCCGAAGAAGTGCCGGAATGCAGTCCGGGGCTGGAATACGTATTTCAACATTTCCCGCTGGCCGATACCATCAAATTGATGCTGACCGGCACCGGCGAATGCGCGAAGATCGATTGGACCTTGCTGGGCTTGAGTATTCCAGCCTGGACCTTGTTCGCGTTTTTGTTGTTGGCGGGTTGGGCGGGCCTGCAATTTTTTAACGATGCCGATGCCGTCTAG
- a CDS encoding DUF1289 domain-containing protein: MINSENLPASPCVRNCCLNDDDICLGCFRSLDEIRLWSTADAQTRHLFLQRVAERRIDILKTRRLGPIYSEQLPGI, encoded by the coding sequence ATGATTAACTCCGAAAATCTTCCGGCATCGCCATGCGTCAGAAACTGTTGCCTGAACGACGATGATATTTGCCTGGGCTGCTTTCGTTCCCTGGATGAAATCCGCCTTTGGTCTACCGCAGACGCGCAAACACGTCATTTGTTTTTGCAGCGCGTTGCGGAGCGCCGCATCGATATTTTAAAAACGCGCCGACTCGGGCCTATCTACTCCGAACAGTTGCCGGGCATTTAA
- a CDS encoding potassium channel family protein, whose product MKNIAVFGYNRLSFEAISRLDKELYQITVIDHDPAKATLARENGFETANIDFRSDDDLKLIGIGAHIDTLFCFFDTDSENVFLTLSARALDKQLNIVAIVDSPESAEKLLAAGANKIIDPYEICGRKIHDMLKRPDINDIFDHTVFGRHDLHLAEVTIPENSYLENTHVTELQLSSQYNLILIGIVNKQVSEQLHFVVEEFDRRLSVGDILVILGPSREIRAFKKDVENEFSKN is encoded by the coding sequence ATGAAAAACATCGCCGTATTCGGTTACAACCGACTGTCGTTCGAGGCCATTAGCCGGTTGGACAAAGAGCTGTATCAAATCACCGTCATCGATCACGACCCGGCCAAAGCTACGCTTGCCCGTGAAAACGGCTTTGAAACCGCCAACATCGATTTCCGTAGCGATGACGATTTGAAGCTGATCGGCATCGGCGCGCATATCGATACACTATTTTGCTTTTTCGACACGGACTCGGAAAATGTATTTCTGACACTGTCGGCGCGGGCGCTGGATAAGCAGTTGAATATCGTCGCGATTGTCGATAGCCCGGAGTCGGCGGAAAAGCTGTTGGCGGCCGGCGCCAACAAGATTATCGACCCTTACGAAATCTGCGGGCGCAAGATTCACGACATGCTGAAGCGGCCGGATATCAACGATATTTTTGATCATACGGTGTTCGGCAGGCACGATTTGCATCTAGCCGAAGTGACGATTCCAGAAAACAGTTATCTGGAAAACACTCATGTCACAGAGTTACAGCTGAGTTCGCAGTATAATTTGATATTGATCGGTATCGTCAATAAGCAGGTTAGCGAACAACTACACTTTGTAGTTGAGGAGTTCGACCGCCGCCTAAGCGTTGGCGATATCTTGGTTATTTTGGGTCCCTCGCGGGAAATTAGAGCATTCAAAAAAGACGTCGAAAATGAATTTAGTAAAAATTAA
- the ribF gene encoding bifunctional riboflavin kinase/FAD synthetase, whose translation MRLIRGLNHLEPLRDGCVLTIGNFDGLHLGHRLVIEKLAEHGRRLNLPTVAMVFEPQPLEYFLGDHAPSRLTRLREKTIQFAKLPVDELLVLPFNRNLADCDAEHFIRDILVERLRVKHLVVGDDFHFGKARRGNFALLQHRGQEYGFAVEDSHSFELAGLRVSSTLIRDALGEGQLEQAKLMLGRDYSVCGRVAHGDKRGRELGFPTANVRMFRKNTPIVGVFAVTMTGVDGNEYQGVANVGTRPTFDGGAKVVLETHLFNFNQDIYGLYVEVHFKKKLRDEIRFASLSELKLQISRDVEQAQQFFSQTVERQ comes from the coding sequence ATGCGCTTAATTCGGGGTTTGAATCATCTTGAGCCGTTACGCGACGGCTGCGTGTTGACCATAGGCAATTTCGACGGCCTGCATCTTGGGCATCGGCTGGTGATCGAAAAGCTGGCCGAGCACGGCCGGCGTCTGAACTTACCGACCGTAGCCATGGTCTTCGAACCTCAGCCTTTAGAGTATTTTCTTGGCGATCATGCGCCGTCCAGATTGACCCGGTTGCGCGAGAAAACGATTCAATTTGCTAAATTACCTGTCGACGAATTACTGGTTTTACCCTTTAACCGCAACCTCGCCGATTGCGATGCCGAGCATTTCATTCGCGACATTTTGGTCGAGCGCTTGCGCGTCAAGCATTTGGTGGTTGGCGACGATTTTCACTTCGGCAAGGCGCGGCGCGGCAATTTTGCGCTGTTGCAGCATCGCGGCCAGGAATACGGCTTTGCGGTGGAAGACAGTCATTCTTTTGAATTGGCCGGGCTAAGAGTCAGTAGTACCTTGATACGCGATGCCCTAGGCGAAGGCCAACTGGAGCAAGCCAAACTGATGCTGGGCCGGGATTATTCGGTCTGTGGCCGGGTCGCGCACGGCGACAAGCGCGGCCGGGAACTGGGCTTTCCGACTGCTAATGTGCGGATGTTTCGGAAAAACACGCCTATCGTCGGCGTGTTTGCGGTGACGATGACCGGGGTTGACGGTAACGAATATCAGGGGGTGGCCAATGTCGGCACTCGGCCCACTTTCGACGGCGGCGCCAAAGTAGTTTTGGAAACGCATTTATTTAACTTCAACCAAGATATTTACGGGCTTTATGTTGAAGTACATTTTAAAAAGAAGCTGCGCGATGAAATCCGTTTTGCCTCGCTGAGCGAGTTGAAACTGCAAATCAGTCGGGATGTCGAACAGGCCCAGCAATTTTTTAGTCAAACGGTGGAAAGGCAATGA
- a CDS encoding SDR family oxidoreductase, translating into MHALKRTVLVTGASSGIGRAIARQLLAQGHQVIGTSRDCRRFAKLHPNFVGVELDLAKLAGVPPFAKQLQSDFPALDAVVFAAGFGQFGGLEQFSYAQIETLMTVNFTAQACLTRALLPTLKQKSHANLVYIGSEAALKGNRNGSIYCASKFALRGFSQALRDECGKSSVRVSLVNPGMVDTAFFDTLSFAPGKQSGQALMAEDVADAVAYILQAGSHCVIDEINLNPSSKVIEFKK; encoded by the coding sequence ATGCACGCTCTAAAGCGCACGGTACTGGTGACGGGCGCCAGTTCCGGCATCGGCCGGGCAATTGCCCGGCAATTGCTAGCGCAAGGTCACCAAGTGATTGGCACGTCCCGGGACTGCCGGCGGTTTGCCAAACTTCACCCCAATTTTGTCGGCGTCGAGTTGGATCTGGCTAAATTAGCCGGCGTTCCGCCGTTTGCCAAACAACTGCAAAGTGATTTCCCGGCACTGGATGCGGTGGTCTTCGCCGCCGGTTTCGGCCAATTCGGCGGCCTGGAGCAATTTTCATACGCACAAATCGAAACCTTGATGACCGTAAACTTCACCGCCCAGGCCTGTCTGACGCGGGCGTTGTTGCCGACACTAAAGCAAAAATCACATGCCAACCTGGTGTATATCGGTTCGGAAGCGGCTTTAAAAGGCAACCGCAACGGCAGCATTTATTGCGCCAGCAAATTTGCGTTGCGCGGGTTTAGCCAAGCCTTGCGCGACGAGTGCGGCAAAAGCTCGGTGCGGGTGTCCTTGGTCAATCCGGGCATGGTCGATACCGCGTTTTTTGATACATTGTCGTTCGCACCCGGTAAACAGTCCGGCCAAGCCCTGATGGCTGAGGATGTTGCAGATGCTGTTGCTTATATCCTGCAAGCCGGCTCGCATTGCGTGATAGACGAAATCAATCTAAATCCCTCCAGCAAAGTGATCGAATTTAAGAAATAA
- a CDS encoding SPL family radical SAM protein produces MIDTLYIESAIEQHPRVATIRRCFPQARTVVCERFGEVFNPKAQNFRLQKQHPALILAEKYQKFVLPAPAGYGIGGQRNYYFSHMLNCLYDCRYCFLQGMYQSANYVLFVNYEDFQEQIRQTCRETPDQDVYFFSGYDCDSLAFEPVTDFAEQFLPVFAELPNAWLELRTKSTQIRSLLNREVVPRCVVAFSLSPDAVADKVEAKAPNVAKRIEAAAKLQQQGWQIGLRFDPLIYQYDYRQQYRALFEQVFAAIDAQALHSVSLGVFRLPEQYFKKIHKLYPDEKLFASPLQTASGMVSYRADLEQAMMADCTQMLLEYIPQTAFFPCTL; encoded by the coding sequence ATGATAGACACCCTTTATATAGAATCCGCTATCGAGCAGCATCCGCGCGTAGCGACGATTCGGCGGTGTTTTCCGCAAGCGCGGACGGTGGTCTGCGAGCGATTCGGCGAGGTGTTTAATCCCAAGGCGCAAAACTTTCGTTTACAAAAACAGCATCCGGCGCTGATTCTGGCGGAAAAATACCAAAAGTTCGTGTTGCCGGCGCCGGCCGGTTACGGCATCGGCGGCCAGCGCAATTATTACTTTTCGCACATGCTGAATTGCTTGTACGACTGCCGATATTGCTTTTTACAGGGCATGTATCAGTCGGCCAATTACGTGCTGTTTGTGAATTACGAGGATTTTCAGGAACAGATTCGCCAAACCTGCCGGGAAACGCCGGATCAGGATGTGTATTTTTTCTCGGGCTACGATTGCGACAGTCTGGCTTTTGAGCCGGTCACCGACTTTGCCGAACAATTTTTGCCGGTGTTTGCCGAATTACCCAACGCCTGGCTGGAGTTGCGCACCAAGAGTACGCAGATCAGAAGTCTATTGAATCGCGAGGTCGTGCCGCGCTGTGTGGTGGCTTTCAGCCTCTCTCCGGATGCGGTGGCCGATAAGGTGGAAGCGAAAGCGCCGAATGTGGCCAAGCGTATCGAAGCGGCGGCTAAATTACAGCAACAAGGTTGGCAAATTGGTTTGCGTTTTGATCCGTTAATTTATCAGTACGACTACCGCCAACAATACCGGGCCTTGTTCGAGCAAGTATTCGCGGCAATCGATGCCCAGGCCTTGCACTCGGTCAGCTTGGGTGTGTTTCGATTGCCGGAGCAATATTTCAAAAAAATCCATAAGCTGTACCCGGATGAAAAACTATTCGCCAGCCCGCTGCAAACCGCGTCCGGCATGGTGTCTTACCGTGCCGACCTGGAGCAGGCGATGATGGCCGATTGCACGCAAATGCTGCTGGAATACATCCCGCAAACTGCTTTTTTTCCATGCACGCTCTAA
- a CDS encoding PilZ domain-containing protein, translating into MAKVNGKKLNRRVAFRIYEQANLFYRKLDYDGQLQAPENFDDLLHNNPPDIDQALPDSQSRENDTLNVNISASGIAFTSQEPLQAGDYLMLRILLLSSMTAIMTCCKVVYCKPSNPFENDRYPYLIGAQFVNLTPEDTALLSKHIDRTKKQQWAVNGVLLSLVLFVLAMPDAAFGLLMGLVHHIFEVVLHVIHLIFEYAEYNLDHVIEHAFHTDTHTTQVIVFYILCTVGLIGLFFLWRIVPHNCRRAGNSLIAFWCRKKASCLYFWGQQALVDKVKIVGIGVIAVTGYAYFGM; encoded by the coding sequence ATGGCTAAGGTAAACGGCAAAAAATTGAATCGCAGAGTGGCTTTTCGCATTTATGAGCAAGCCAATCTTTTCTACCGCAAGCTTGATTATGATGGGCAACTGCAAGCGCCGGAAAACTTCGATGATTTGCTACACAATAATCCGCCGGACATCGACCAAGCGTTACCCGATTCGCAAAGCAGGGAAAACGACACGCTAAACGTCAATATCAGTGCCAGCGGCATCGCCTTTACCTCGCAAGAGCCGCTGCAAGCCGGCGATTATCTGATGCTGCGGATATTGCTGTTATCCAGCATGACCGCAATCATGACCTGCTGTAAGGTGGTGTATTGCAAGCCCAGCAACCCCTTCGAAAACGACCGTTATCCGTATTTAATCGGCGCCCAATTCGTCAATCTGACGCCGGAAGATACGGCGCTGTTAAGCAAACATATCGACAGAACCAAAAAACAACAGTGGGCCGTTAACGGCGTACTGCTAAGCCTGGTCTTATTTGTCCTGGCGATGCCGGATGCCGCATTCGGGCTGTTAATGGGCTTGGTTCATCATATTTTCGAAGTGGTTTTACACGTCATACATTTGATCTTTGAGTATGCCGAATACAATCTGGACCATGTCATCGAGCATGCATTCCATACCGATACCCACACTACCCAAGTCATCGTGTTTTATATTCTGTGTACGGTCGGCCTGATCGGTCTTTTCTTTCTTTGGCGGATTGTTCCGCATAACTGTCGGCGGGCGGGCAATAGTCTGATAGCCTTCTGGTGCCGCAAAAAAGCCAGTTGTCTTTACTTTTGGGGCCAGCAAGCGCTGGTGGATAAGGTCAAGATTGTCGGAATCGGCGTTATAGCCGTTACTGGCTATGCCTATTTTGGGATGTGA
- a CDS encoding TIGR00730 family Rossman fold protein, with protein MTTINSICIYCGSSPGRIESYGTAAQALAAALVSRNIRLVYGGAGIGIMGMVADQVLKLGGQAIGVIPKALAHKEVAHPNLTELHVTESMHERKMLMAELADGFIALPGGIGTLEELFEIWTWAQLGFHQKPCGVLNVAGYYDALISFLDHVAAEQFVKPHHRAMLMVEADPNLLLDRYVNYQPPAVKHWVNKHET; from the coding sequence ATGACAACGATAAACAGTATTTGTATCTATTGCGGTTCCAGCCCTGGACGGATTGAGTCATACGGCACGGCCGCGCAAGCCTTGGCCGCCGCGCTGGTCAGCCGTAATATCCGCTTGGTATACGGCGGGGCCGGGATCGGCATTATGGGTATGGTCGCGGACCAGGTCTTAAAGCTCGGCGGCCAAGCGATTGGCGTTATTCCCAAAGCCTTGGCACACAAGGAGGTCGCCCATCCCAATCTGACTGAATTGCACGTCACCGAATCCATGCACGAACGAAAGATGCTGATGGCCGAACTAGCGGACGGCTTTATCGCGCTGCCCGGCGGAATAGGTACGTTGGAGGAATTATTCGAAATTTGGACCTGGGCGCAGTTGGGTTTTCATCAAAAACCCTGCGGCGTATTAAATGTGGCGGGCTATTACGATGCCTTGATTAGCTTTCTGGATCATGTTGCCGCCGAACAATTCGTCAAACCGCATCATCGGGCCATGTTAATGGTGGAGGCCGATCCAAATTTGTTACTGGATCGCTATGTCAATTATCAGCCGCCTGCTGTAAAACATTGGGTGAATAAACACGAAACCTGA
- a CDS encoding primosomal protein N' — MPNCDTSGNLILKVAVPVPLDRLFDYLPPDGVSVTALQVGIRVLVPFGKRQQVGVLLAVADHSSVRVDKLKPAIAILDTQPLLADTDIQLLRWASRYYHHPIGEVLAAAFPVALRQGRPALLQRQPCFGLSPQGRLVAPEQLRRAPKQQALLALLQSTGSAMTAAALSAYKPALKALLDKGLVTAQDPIPGSELALTKTALPANPEQQAAIAAVIANLGRFAVSLLEGVTGSGKTEVYMQIIAKVLAQGKQVLVLLPEISLTPQLEQRFLKRFAVNMVSTHSKLTDNQRLQAWLSMQQGEAAIMLGTRSALFTPMPRPGLIILDEEHDSSFKQQEGFRFSARDVAIARAKGLGIPVLLGSATPSLESMANVAQHRYQLLHLPNRAGNATAPSFQLLDIRNKRMQAGVSEPLLAEIHATLDKKQQALIFLNRRGYAPVQICHGCGWVSRCRRCDANLVIHAADRLLRCHHCGGEQPLPKQCPSCKTGELQALGLGTERIEQTLATLFPDKTIVRLDRDTTQRKGSLEQYLEQIHDGGVDIILGTQMLAKGHHFPGVTLVAILDIDSGLFSIDYHGSERLAQLIVQVAGRAGRADQPGKVMLQTRHPQHPLLDTLLSSGYRAFAQSALKERRQAGLPPFGHQALLRVQAGKAEEPQQFLQAVCQKISELNPGIVQVLGPVTAPMARRAGLFRYQLLLQSPQRKELHHLLDSLLPAIYVLKEAKKVRWSLDVDPVDLY, encoded by the coding sequence ATGCCTAACTGTGACACTTCCGGCAATTTAATTTTGAAAGTTGCTGTGCCAGTTCCGCTGGACCGGTTATTCGATTACCTGCCGCCAGACGGTGTTAGTGTGACCGCATTGCAAGTCGGTATTAGGGTGTTGGTGCCCTTCGGTAAGCGTCAGCAAGTAGGGGTTTTGCTGGCTGTCGCGGACCATTCCAGCGTCCGGGTGGATAAACTTAAACCGGCTATCGCCATTCTGGATACCCAGCCGCTATTGGCTGACACCGACATCCAGTTATTACGCTGGGCCAGCCGATATTATCACCACCCCATTGGTGAAGTGCTGGCCGCAGCGTTTCCGGTGGCCTTACGCCAAGGCCGGCCGGCTTTGCTGCAACGGCAGCCCTGCTTCGGCCTCAGCCCGCAAGGTCGGTTGGTTGCCCCGGAACAGCTACGCCGCGCGCCCAAGCAACAAGCGCTATTGGCATTGTTGCAATCTACCGGTAGCGCTATGACCGCTGCCGCGCTTAGCGCCTACAAACCCGCGCTGAAAGCCTTGCTCGATAAGGGCTTAGTCACGGCGCAAGACCCAATTCCAGGCTCTGAATTAGCCTTGACCAAAACCGCGTTACCGGCCAATCCGGAGCAACAAGCAGCTATCGCTGCGGTCATCGCCAATCTGGGTCGCTTTGCCGTATCCCTGCTAGAGGGCGTTACCGGAAGCGGCAAGACCGAAGTGTATATGCAGATCATCGCTAAGGTGTTGGCGCAGGGCAAACAAGTCCTGGTTTTACTGCCGGAAATTAGTCTGACGCCGCAATTGGAGCAGCGCTTTCTAAAGCGTTTTGCGGTGAACATGGTGTCCACGCATTCCAAACTAACCGATAACCAGCGTTTGCAGGCCTGGCTGAGTATGCAGCAAGGTGAAGCTGCGATTATGCTCGGCACCCGTTCCGCGCTGTTCACACCAATGCCGCGTCCCGGGCTGATTATTCTCGACGAAGAGCACGATAGCTCGTTCAAACAACAGGAAGGCTTTCGCTTTTCGGCGCGGGACGTCGCCATCGCCAGGGCCAAGGGCTTAGGCATCCCGGTATTGCTGGGCTCGGCAACGCCGTCGCTGGAGAGCATGGCGAACGTCGCCCAGCACCGCTACCAACTGCTACATTTGCCCAATCGGGCCGGCAATGCCACAGCGCCGAGTTTTCAGCTACTGGACATTCGCAATAAACGAATGCAAGCCGGTGTGTCCGAACCGCTGCTGGCAGAAATCCACGCCACCTTGGACAAGAAGCAACAAGCACTGATTTTTCTCAACCGGCGTGGCTATGCGCCGGTGCAGATTTGCCATGGTTGCGGCTGGGTCTCGCGCTGCCGGCGCTGTGACGCCAATCTGGTGATTCACGCCGCCGACCGGTTGTTGAGGTGCCATCACTGCGGCGGCGAACAACCTTTGCCCAAGCAGTGCCCATCCTGTAAAACCGGCGAATTACAGGCGCTGGGTTTAGGTACCGAACGTATCGAACAGACCCTGGCAACCTTATTTCCGGACAAGACCATCGTGCGCCTGGACCGGGATACCACGCAGCGCAAGGGCTCGCTGGAGCAGTATCTGGAGCAGATTCACGATGGCGGGGTCGATATTATTCTCGGGACGCAAATGCTCGCCAAGGGCCACCATTTTCCTGGGGTGACGCTGGTAGCCATTCTGGATATAGACAGCGGCCTGTTCAGTATTGACTACCACGGTAGCGAAAGACTGGCGCAGTTGATTGTGCAGGTGGCGGGGCGGGCCGGTCGGGCGGATCAACCCGGTAAGGTTATGTTGCAAACCCGGCATCCGCAACATCCTTTGCTGGATACCTTGCTAAGCTCGGGCTATCGCGCTTTCGCGCAAAGCGCGCTGAAAGAACGGCGGCAGGCCGGCTTGCCGCCGTTCGGCCATCAGGCTTTGCTTAGGGTGCAAGCCGGCAAGGCCGAGGAGCCGCAGCAGTTTTTACAGGCCGTTTGCCAAAAAATCAGCGAACTGAACCCCGGCATAGTACAGGTCTTGGGGCCGGTGACGGCGCCGATGGCCCGGCGTGCGGGCTTGTTTCGTTACCAGTTGCTATTGCAGAGTCCGCAGCGTAAAGAGCTGCATCATCTGCTGGATAGTTTGTTGCCGGCCATTTATGTCTTGAAGGAAGCCAAAAAGGTGCGCTGGTCGCTGGATGTCGATCCGGTGGATTTGTACTAG
- a CDS encoding NAD-binding protein, with translation MLAKLIVYCAYYLKSADWYRSAKLFFYDLLENSHSRKKKYFDATMIALLILSVIFLIYDIEHEDSKMGGYFELAILMVFIVEYCLRGWIYSDTYKVIIEEYEKALYLNLDFNLLGVFRKAFVRDMEYITSPFAIIDILAILPSYRPLAILRIFIIFRLFKLFRYSNSAKLFADALASKRFELMTLLIFTCFLVFIASVSIYMFEYQATNSGIHNLFDAFYWTIVTLATVGFGDITPQTTGGRWVTIFLILASLGVLSFFTSILIAAFSEKMLSMRESRTYAQLERYDSFIIICGFGRVGQEIARHLQNDRQKFLIIDRVPERIELAKKRGYLAIESDASNNEVLINAGICRGASAILCITGDDVINVYVTLTSRHLNKNLRIISRANRHDNVNKLYQAGADNVIRPFEIAGLLAAEFVGQPVAFEAISGILHNQTETVMESVLVSEKSPLDNQQIGQLDLQQRKLTLLGVISDNPIHLKHKNKYQVKQQHFYFNPEVDFILRHGDMLVLLGRKYGIDHFRDQVEQRRLFSRKPK, from the coding sequence ATGCTAGCCAAACTGATTGTTTATTGCGCGTACTACTTAAAATCCGCCGATTGGTATCGGTCAGCCAAGCTGTTTTTTTACGATCTGCTGGAAAACAGTCATAGCCGGAAGAAGAAGTATTTCGACGCGACGATGATAGCCCTGCTGATTTTGAGCGTAATTTTTCTGATTTACGACATCGAACACGAAGACAGCAAAATGGGCGGCTATTTCGAGCTGGCGATTCTGATGGTGTTTATCGTCGAATATTGCCTGCGGGGCTGGATTTATTCCGACACTTATAAAGTCATCATCGAGGAATATGAGAAAGCGCTGTATTTAAACCTGGATTTCAATCTGCTCGGGGTGTTTCGCAAAGCCTTTGTCAGAGATATGGAGTACATCACTTCGCCGTTTGCGATCATAGACATCTTGGCGATTCTGCCCAGCTACCGACCGCTGGCGATCTTGCGCATCTTCATCATATTCCGGCTGTTTAAGCTGTTTCGTTATTCCAATAGCGCCAAATTGTTTGCTGACGCCTTGGCCAGTAAGCGCTTCGAATTGATGACATTGTTGATCTTCACCTGCTTTCTGGTGTTTATCGCCAGCGTGTCGATTTATATGTTCGAGTACCAAGCCACCAACAGCGGTATTCATAATTTATTCGACGCCTTTTATTGGACCATCGTCACCTTGGCCACTGTGGGCTTTGGCGACATTACCCCGCAAACCACCGGCGGCCGCTGGGTGACGATTTTTTTGATACTGGCCAGCTTGGGGGTGCTGTCGTTCTTCACCTCCATCCTGATCGCCGCGTTCAGCGAGAAAATGTTGTCAATGCGCGAGAGCCGAACCTATGCCCAACTTGAGCGTTACGATAGCTTCATCATCATTTGCGGTTTCGGTCGGGTCGGCCAGGAGATCGCCCGCCATTTGCAGAACGACCGACAGAAGTTTTTAATCATTGATCGAGTCCCTGAACGAATCGAGTTAGCCAAGAAGCGTGGTTATCTGGCGATAGAAAGCGATGCCAGTAATAATGAAGTGCTGATCAACGCCGGTATTTGCCGCGGCGCCAGCGCTATCTTGTGCATCACCGGCGACGATGTGATAAATGTTTATGTGACGTTAACCAGCCGGCATTTAAATAAAAACCTGCGCATAATTTCCCGTGCCAACCGCCACGATAATGTCAATAAACTCTACCAGGCCGGCGCTGATAACGTCATCAGGCCGTTTGAGATTGCCGGTTTGCTGGCGGCGGAATTTGTTGGGCAGCCCGTCGCTTTCGAGGCCATCTCCGGTATTTTGCATAACCAAACCGAGACGGTAATGGAGTCGGTATTGGTCAGCGAAAAGTCGCCTTTGGATAATCAACAAATCGGTCAACTGGATTTACAGCAACGTAAGCTCACCTTGTTGGGCGTGATCAGCGACAATCCGATTCATCTGAAACATAAGAATAAATACCAGGTTAAGCAGCAACATTTTTATTTCAATCCGGAAGTGGACTTTATTCTGCGGCATGGCGATATGCTGGTGTTATTGGGCCGTAAGTACGGCATCGATCATTTTCGCGATCAAGTGGAACAACGCCGTCTATTCAGCAGGAAGCCCAAATGA